In Trichoderma atroviride chromosome 2, complete sequence, one DNA window encodes the following:
- a CDS encoding uncharacterized protein (EggNog:ENOG41) codes for MGLCQSCLGRREKDVYDESEENRLLYDDGNGVQYGSFGDAALNGEGDTAEVQRENEALQRVVAKTSNNMVDIFEIAPQDSGRVSSSTFIYTGQGARVARYHHLVSKLSTHEDSPPPGIKVDWLADEDANELHGDRPASLKTLDEDDAALVGTFADAAEAMKE; via the exons ATGGGGCTCTGCCAATCATGCTTGGGACGGCGAGAAAAGGACGTCTACGATGAG agcgaGGAGAACCGGCTGCTGTACGATGACGGAAATGGCGTGCAGTATGGCAGCTTCGGCGATGCTGCGCTGAACGGCGAAGGCGACACTGCAGAGGTCCAGCGAGAGAACGAGGCGTTGCAGAGAGTTGTCGCAAAGACATCCAA CAACATGGTCGACATCTTCGAGATTGCTCCACAGGATTCCGGTCGGGTATCGTCGTCGACGTTTATCTATACCGGCCAAGGCGCCCGTGTAGCGCGCTATCACCATCTCGTATCCAAACTCAGTACGCACGAAGACAGCCCGCCACCCGGCATCAAAGTCGACTGGCTTGCCGACGAAGACGCAAACGAGCTGCACGGAGACCGCCCAGCGAGCCTAAAGACActggacgaagacgacgcgGCGCTTGTCGGCACATTCGCAGATGCAGCCGAAGCTATGAAGGAATAG
- a CDS encoding uncharacterized protein (EggNog:ENOG41), with protein MCYFEQTRWSCGYWRWGHFRQQCNKEYRMGETCGLKLVYETKVEHDVCKLCHDTEKKQRRYDKMYRDVQRWQMEGNRNATIERTCGEMEEVVGQIQRMRDEHGHRLQSLGQ; from the exons ATGTGTTACTTCGAACAGACTCGTTGGAGTTGCGGTTACTGGCGCTGGGGCCACTTCCGCCAGCAATGCAACAAAGAATATCGAATGGGCGAAACGTGTGGACTGAAGCTGGTCTATGAGACAAAAGTCGAGCATGATGTCTGCAAGTTGTGCCACGAcacagagaagaagcagcggcgGTACGACAAAATGTATCGCGACGTGCAGCGGTGGCAGATGGAGGGCAACCGCAACGCCACCATCGAGCGGACGTGTGGTGAAATGGAAGAAGTTGTGGGCCAAATCCAGCGGATGAGAGACGAACATGGCCACAGGCTACAATCGCTAGGTCAG tGA
- a CDS encoding uncharacterized protein (antiSMASH:Cluster_2.3), which yields MEVGEKLIAQAHNGSAEMMSRGFVGDGGRLSRIGFRYGGEQQKAGVTFHWSSRHDRRVASEVQPGALIRYPGAARFGLAESAAVG from the coding sequence ATGGAAGTCGGAGAGAAATTAATTGCACAAGCACACAATGGCAGTGCAGAGATGATGAGCAGGGGCTTcgttggcgatggaggcaGGCTTTCGAGGATTGGCTTCAGGTATGGAGGGGAACAGCAAAAGGCCGGCGTCACTTTCCACTGGAGCTCCAGGCACGACCGCCGCGTAGCTTCTGAGGTACAGCCTGGAGCACTGATCCGAtaccctggagctgctcgTTTTGGGCTGGCTGAGTCAGCTGCCGTTGGATGA
- a CDS encoding uncharacterized protein (TransMembrane:6 (o30-50i71-94o106-127i177-199o205-224i233-251o)~antiSMASH:Cluster_2.3), whose product MPSRTSNAGDSSSSMGPLARFWKKTHAPDYVGFIVLLAGWMLIVNLVNPFHRMFFTNDLRISYPHAEHERVTVPLNFLYALFIPLGVLIAYNIITRASTHKHEATYLSFAISIVLSSFITDVVKNAVGRPRPDLLARCQPSADTEPNVLVNIDVCTAPDGHTLQDGWRSFPSGHSSFSFAGLGFLSLFLAGQLHVFNYYTGGRDLSRALVCLAPLLGAALIAISRTEDYRHDVYDVCVGSALGMTVAYWSYRRHWPHLTSPVCEEPHPHPSAEAQPAWQRVRDEEDQDSGLIFPLGTRRS is encoded by the exons ATGCCTTCGCGAACGTCCAACGCAGGCGACTCGAGCTCCTCAATGGGGCCTCTGGCCAGATTCTGGAAA AAAACTCATGCGCCAGACTATGTCGGCTTCATAGTCCTCTTAGCCGGATGGATGCTG ATTGTCAACCTGGTCAACCCTTTCCACCGCATGTTCTTCACCAACGATCTCCGCATCTCATATCCCCACGCCGAGCATGAGCGCGTCACCGTCC CCCTCAACTTCCTCTACGCCCTCTTCATCCCTCTAGGCGTCCTCATCGCCtacaacatcatcacccGCGCCTCCACCCACAAGCACGAGGCCACGTACCTCTCcttcgccatctccatcgtcctctcctccttcatcACCGACGTCGTCAAAAACGCCGTTGGCCGCCCCCGACCAGACCTCCTCGCCCGCTGCCAGCCCTCCGCAGACACCGAGCCCAACGTCCTCGTCAACATCGACGTCTGCACCGCCCCCGACGGCCACACCCTCCAGGACGGCTGGCGCTCGTTTCCCTCTGGCCActcgtccttttcctttgccgGCCTGGGCTTCCTGAGCCTGTTTCTGGCTGGTCAGCTACACGTCTTCAATTACTACACCGGCGGACGGGATCTCAGCCGAGCGCTCGTCTGCCTTGCTCCCCTCCTTGGCGCTGCACTGATAGCCATTTCACGCACCGAGGACTATCGCCATGATGTGTACGACGTGTGCGTTGGATCGGCGCTCGGCATGACGGTTGCGTACTGGAGCTACAGGAGGCATTGGCCTCACCTCACGAGCCCCGTGTGCGAGGAGCCTCATCCGCATCCATCTGCCGAGGCGCAACCGGCATGGCAGCGCGTgagagacgaggaggatCAGGACAGCGGCCTCATATTTCCGCTGGGAACCCGACGAAGCTGA
- a CDS encoding uncharacterized protein (EggNog:ENOG41~antiSMASH:Cluster_2.3) translates to MAMELMSRTCPGASLCSSWPAVPPKQYRLCMRQARLMASSRQGGSSGTALAAAVMRHVLPVGLPKLIVSTMASGDTRPVVGETDITLMHSVVDVAGLNPILRDILSNAGAAIASMALSHAARKDRKMEDAAAEAIKKWRVGISMFGVTTPGVDAIRSHLESNYPVETYVFHAVGTGGRAMERLIREGQLDAVIDLTTTEICDHLGGGVLSAGGHRLEAAVEASLPNIVSLGALDMINFGPRDTLPNKYEGRVIYEHNPTVTLVRTSPEECREIGGFIAEKLRKTKRSDMIEVWIPKGGVSMLAVPGGAFEDPEADKVLFEAIKTGLSGSGIKIVEDERHVNDKGFARDIAEALAAKLGVRKS, encoded by the coding sequence ATGGCGATGGAGCTGATGTCTCGGACATGCCCAGGGGCGAGTTTGTGCAGCTCATGGCCCGCTGTGCCTCCAAAGCAATACAGGCTCTGTATGAGGCAGGCTCGGTTGATGGCATCATCTCGGCAGGGGGGGTCCAGCGGCACGGCTCTCGCAGCGGCTGTCATGCGTCATGTCCTCCCTGTTGGGCTTCCCAAGCTCATCGtgtcgacaatggcgagcGGCGACACACGGCCCGTGGTTGGCGAGACGGACATTACGCTGATGCACTCTGTTGTGGACGTTGCTGGGCTGAATCCCATCCTGCGAGACATCTTGAGCAATGCTGGCGCGGCAATTGCCAGCATGGCCTTGTCTCACGCTGCTagaaaagacagaaagatggaagatgcaGCGGCCGAGGCCATAAAGAAGTGGCGGGTGGGCATCTCCATGTTTGGCGTCACAACGCCTGGCGTCGATGCTATCCGCTCTCATCTTGAATCGAATTATCCCGTCGAAACGTATGTTTTCCATGCCGTTGGCACTGGAGGCCGGGCAATGGAGCGGCTCATTCGCGAAGGCCAGCTCGACGCAGTTATTGACCTCACGACAACTGAGATTTGCGATCATCTGGGCGGCGGAGTTCTTTCGGCGGGAGGACATCGGCTggaagctgctgttgaggCCAGTCTGCCCAATATCGTATCTCTGGGTGCTCTTGACATGATCAACTTTGGCCCTCGGGATACGCTGCCCAACAAGTACGAGGGCAGAGTCATTTATGAGCACAATCCGACTGTCACGCTGGTGAGGACTTCACCGGAAGAATGCCGTGAAATCGGAGGCTTCATTGCCGAGAAGCTGAGGAAGACCAAGAGGTCGGATATGATTGAAGTGTGGATCCCAAAGGGAGGTGTCAGTATGCTTGCAGTGCCTGGAGGCGCGTTTGAGGATCCCGAGGCGGACAAGGTGCTCTTTGAGGCTATAAAAACAGGATTAAGTGGCAGTGGAATCAAGATTGTTGAGGATGAGAGGCATGTTAATGACAAGGGGTTTGCACGGGATATCGCAGAGGCTTTGGCTGCGAAGCTGGGGGTGCGGAAGAGCTGA
- a CDS encoding uncharacterized protein (EggNog:ENOG41) produces the protein MASSTPQEAQSAAQDKDQAQAQLQLPLRLATPGGGCMDGASSHAVTPTTQDSWHSATSASGSRDVFSSLSGLRDGQKPSSAVAAFSRGSVWSPPCLETLPSEVLAHIAGFLDVDDLLRASRTCHRLRTISLDPLLHYYRLRDARLLLPPLLSSPCRPSLTELMSRSIFLTNNSVISRRLARSLVSIRLSRRLASRPSARDLVQRSVLPQECVPGMSSVHVAPGLVAKRKAIEKERLKDGLSRWITGKWKGEVKEREEDARRYDELRGTGRVWRLRRFWERMSHGELSAHQNRL, from the exons atggccagctcaACGCCCCAGGAGGCCCAATCCGCGGCCCAGGACAAGGaccaggcccaggcccagctccagctccccTTGAGGCTGGCGACCCCTGGTGGCGGCTGCATGGATGGTGCCAGCTCTCATGCTGTGACCCCGACAACTCAGGATAGCTGGCATTCCGCCACATCTGCCAGTGGATCTCGAGACGTGTTCTCATCACTATCCGGGCTTCGCGACGGCCAGAAGCCCTCATCCGCCGTCGCCGCGTTTAGTCGCGGTAGCGTCTGGTCACCGCCATGTCTGGAGACTTTGCCAAGCGAAGTGCTGGCACACATTGCGGGTTTTCTCGATGTCGATGACTTGTTACGTGCGTCCCGT ACGTGCCATCGCCTTCGTACAATTTCTCTTGACCCTTTGCTTCACTACTACCGCCTCCGCGATGctcgtcttctgcttcctccGCTGCTCAGCTCCCCGTGTCGTCCTTCGCTCACTGAGCTCATGTCCcgctccatcttcttgaccAACAACAGCGTCATATCACGGCGGCTGGCACGGTCTCTCGTCTCGATTCGCCTCTCGCGACGTCTCGCCTCACGGCCTTCCGCTAGAGATCTTGTCCAACGATCTGTGCTACCCCAGGAATGTGTGCCGGGAATGTCTTCGGTCCATGTTGCCCCGGGTTTGGTAGCTAAGCGTAAGGCTATTGAGAAGGAACGTCTCAAGGACGGCTTGAGTCGATGGATTACCGGCAAGTGGAAAGGAGAGGTCAAGGAGCGAGAGGAAGACGCGCGGAGGTACGATGAGCTTCGTGGTACTGGGCGTGTTTGGAGGCTGCGCCGCTTCTGGGAGAGAATGAGCCATGGCGAGTTGTCAGCTCATCAGAATAGACTCTAG
- a CDS encoding uncharacterized protein (EggNog:ENOG41) gives MSGEAEPRRSVRATKGQHTKAFDELEAPAPKRRQTKKNKKAQVQEKEQSQDPEEVIRCVCGATEQDEDSGEAWISCETCFVWQHNVCVGVSSYEDEIPENYWCEECKPENHKELLDAIARGERLWEARRKAHEEETERKKKRGGRKKGKRGSDTREDAEKDAAQAKASPTPDAAAREKKDATAVAKQGKRKAREDSQDVDGKTTKMRRVSEDEAVPVAAHSVKYTPPEDLTQSIQELPGTRVGPAKALKKSLAHVISTLAKSGDIELPEDENAEALGDRYALQIERAVFDTHPLSKGQKEYSQQIKSLSFNLKNNPELFQGLWDQKYSPVTLAVMTSEQLASSEQQKQTAEMKARAEKQSILYTSETGPRVRRTHKGEEIVEDEGMIGSDAPMPSAGGPRAGADEKQGQPQQQNQHVKRESIGGAGELGDEGLSQRSPSQSNFDIGKVFSAVKSPTAAHRRRPSAPVLNTQGPGFDPDVDRMLQDDNESPPYSPTEEASDPDVIWRGSLAMSSIADFQATAKHIGGANFASFGPWSKLIPRQMTVAGRIPQQSAIEYLCSLRYSNLTDIIVVNITPTSPDSKQEFNNLINYFVSKNRYGVVGNKVAGNVRDTYLVPVPAGEDGHPEFMLNLVDNYIPKSRTEPLLLAVFVYRNEPDQLKQMLHDEAANINANASTASQPPPTPTPAGYNQRSNSTSGPAFSPATPLIASSPFPPAAAAAPPNGHGQSATPVPIPQLPHLNRPAPSPHAAAGSSSSSQTTPAPPAHHQAPDDQRKQGQQDAGVVTAREVLGPLISVPTVQFILPQAYQMSRREWEVVKTIIERDPRARDDLKYLADLLEKEGAGNGGGNGAENGQGGRRSSNAVTAGCCRSCWGRGWSWGSRCEKDVSQGEGESVRVCMTDRLCVFLVLRLDVA, from the exons ATGTCTG GAGAAGCCGAACCTCGACGCTCGGTACGAGCAACCAAAGGCCAGCACACCAAGGCCtttgatgagctggaagCCCCAGCGCCGAAACGCCGACAgaccaagaagaacaaaaaggccCAGGTGCAGGAGAAGGAACAGTCGCAGGACCCCGAAGAGGTGATCCGCTGCGTCTGCGGCGCCACCGAGCAGGACGAGGACTCGGGCGAGGCCTGGATCTCGTGCGAGACGTGCTTCGTATGGCAGCACAACGTCTGCGTCGGCGTCAGCTCGTACGAGGACGAGATCCCGGAGAACTACTGGTGCGAGGAGTGCAAGCCGGAGAACCACAAGGAACTGCTCGACGCTATTGCGCGTGGAGAGCGACTGTGGGAGGCCCGGCGCAAGGCACACGAGGAGGAGACcgagcgcaagaagaagcgtgGCGGAcggaagaagggaaagcGAGGCAGCGATACGCGAGAAGATGCTGAGAAGGATGCGGCGCAGGCAAAGGCATCGCCCACGccggatgctgctgccagggagaagaaggatgccaCGGCTGTAGCCAAGCAGGGCAAGCGGAAGGCGAGAGAGGACTCTCAAGACGTGGATGGAAAG ACTACCAAGATGCGTCGCGTGTCAGAGGACGAGGCTGTCCCTGTCGCTGCTCATTCCGTCAAGTACACGCCGCCAGAAGACTTGACACAGTCCATCCAAGAGCTGCCCGGCACTCGCGTCGGCCCTGCAAAGGCACTGAAGAAATCACTTGCCCATGTCATTTCGACGCTCGCAAAGAGCGGCGATATCGAGCTGCCAGAGGACGAGAATGCGGAAGCCCTCGGCGACAGGTACGCGCTGCAGATTGAGCGCGCCGTTTTCGACACCCACCCCCTTTCCAAAGGCCAGAAGGAGTACAGCCAGCAGATAAAATCGCTGTCGTTCAACCTCAAGAACAACCCCGAGTTGTTCCAGGGGCTTTGGGACCAGAAATACTCACCAGTGACACTTGCCGTCATGACGTCGGAGCAGCTTGCCTCGTCGGAGCAGCAGAAACAGACTGCCGAGATGAAGGCGAGGGCTGAGAAGCAGTCCATCTTGTACACGTCCGAGACGGGCCCTCGAGTAAGACGGACACACAAGGGCGAAGAGAttgtcgaggacgagggcaTGATTGGCAGCGATGCTCCGATGCCCTCGGCCGGGGGCCCTCGCGCAGGAGCAGATGAGAAACAGGGCCAACCCCAGCAACAAAATCAGCACGTTAAGCGCGAGTCGATTGGAGGAGCGGGAGAGCTGGGCGATGAAGGGCTGAGCCAGCGATCGCCCAGCCAGTCCAACTTTGACATTGGAAAGGTGTTTTCAGCCGTCAAGTCTCCCACAGCGGCTCATCGCCGTAGGCCTTCAGCTCCGGTGCTCAACACACAGGGGCCCGGGTTCGATCCCGACGTGGACCGCATGTTGCAAGATGACAATGAATCGCCCCCTTACTCACCTACCGAGGAAGCCTCGGATCCCGACGTCATCTGGCGCGGCTCGCTGGCGATGAGCTCCATTGCCGACTTCCAAGCGACGGCCAAGCACATTGGCGGCGCCAACTTTGCGTCGTTTGGGCCCTGGTCGAAGCTCATCCCGCGCCAAATGACTGTGGCCGGCCGCATCCCGCAGCAGAGCGCCATCGAGTACCTGTGCAGCCTGCGGTATAGCAATCTGACCGatatcatcgtcgtcaacaTTACGCCGACGTCGCCAGACTCGAAGCAGGAGTTCAACAACCTCATCAACTATTTTGTGAGCAAGAACCGGTACGGCGTCGTTGGCAATAAGGTCGCCGGCAACGTGCGAGACACGTATCTGGTGCCTGTCCCCGCCGGCGAGGATGGCCACCCCGAGTTTATGCTCAACCTGGTGGACAATTACATTCCCAAGTCGCGGACCGAGCCCCTACTGCTCGCCGTCTTTGTCTACCGCAACGAGCCGGACcagctgaagcagatgcTCCACGACGAAGCTGCAAACATCAACGCCAATGCGTCGACGGCATCACAACCTCCTCCTACTCCTACGCCCGCTGGGTACAACCAGCGAAGCAACTCGACATCTGGCCCGGCCTTTTCTCCCGCCACTCCTCTCATCGCATCCTCTCCATTTcctcccgccgccgccgctgcaccTCCcaacggccacggccaatCCGCCACGCCAGTCCCCATCCCTCAGCTACCGCATCTCAACCGCCCTGCGCCATCTCCCCACGCCGCAGCAgggtcatcatcttcatcccagACAACGCCAGCGCCCCCGGCACATCACCAAGCTCCAGACGACCAGAGGaagcaaggccagcaagACGCCGGCGTCGTCACAGCGAGAGAAGTCCTGGGGCCGCTCATCAGCGTGCCTACAGTGCAGTTTATTCTCCCGCAGGCATACCAGATGTCGCGGCGGGAGTGGGAGGTGGTCAAGACGATTATCGAGAGGGATCCCCGCGCGAGAGACGATTTGAAGTACCTGGCGGatctgctggagaaggaagggGCTGGAAACGGTGGTGGGAATGGAGCAGAGAATGGCCAGGGGGGGAGGCGTAGCAGCAACGCCGTTACCGCAGGTTGTTGCCGGAGTTGTTGGGGGCGTGGCTGGAGTTGGGGCTCCCGCTGTGAGAAGGACGTGAGTCAAGGTGAAGGTGAAAGTGTACGAGTTTGTATGACAGACAGGCTTTGCGTATTTTTGGTTTTACGTCTAGATGTAGCTTAG
- a CDS encoding uncharacterized protein (BUSCO:EOG092D4GNM), translated as MAEQEPHSLASTFPNPPDFWKAFTPDRIARIEELRRAHAADEGSDVEGADADVRIANLPEDLIALQPPPEPADGRWRVFGDQYMLDDKLPTLEEQGIDNLPATSSAADKDAKHYDRAFELKRLAKSLLLNFLELTGVMARSPADAEAKIKDLRTIFINMHHILNEYRPHQARESAIEMMQDHLDRTRTETAAIRTQVDKARKVLEGLGSLDLSLFKGHGLAGGDDGEQGAAARMDEEREAAAWATADALIL; from the exons ATGGCCGAGCAGGAGCCTCACTCGCTGGCCTCGACGTTTCCAAACCCGCCAGACTTTTGGAAGGCCTTTACGCCGGATCGGATCGCCAGGATTGAGGAGCTGCGACGAGCCCATGCGGCAGACGAGGGGTCGGACGTAGAgggtgcagatgcagatgtgCGGATCGCGAATCTGCCCGAGGATCTGAttgcgctgcagccgccCCCGGAGCCGGCAGATGGACGATGGAGGGTGTTTGGCGACCAGTACATG CTCGACGACAAGCTGCCTACCCTCGAGGAGCAAGGCATCGACAACCTGCCCGCGACATCCTCGGCCGCCGACAAGGACGCCAAGCACTACGACCGCGCCTTTGAGCTCAAGCGCCTGGCcaagtcgctgctgctcaactTCCTCGAGCTGACGGGCGTCATGGCGCGCAGCCCCGCCGACGCAGaggccaagatcaaggacCTGCGCACAATCTTCATCAACATGCACCACATCCTCAACGAGTACCGCCCGCACCAGGCGCGCGAGTCGGCGATTGAGATGATGCAGGACCACTTGGACCGCACGAGGACGGAGACGGCGGCGATACGCACGCAGGTGGATAAGGCGCGGAAAGTGCTCGAGGGGCTGGGGAGCTTGGATTTGTCGCTGTTCAAGGGGCATGGTTTGGCTGGAGGGGACGATGGGGAACAaggggcggcggcgaggatggaTGAGGAAAGGGAAGCTGCTGCGTGGGCGACGGCAGATGCGTTGATTCTGTGA
- a CDS encoding uncharacterized protein (EggNog:ENOG41~antiSMASH:Cluster_2.3), whose protein sequence is MAPPTDRGKILASLRARITEGKSIVGAGAGIGLSAKFIEAGGGDLIIIYNSGRFRMAGRGSLSGLMPYGDANGIVVDMASEVLPVVKHTPVIAGVCGTDPFRDIAAFLKQLRDLGFAGVQNFPTVGLIDGQFRANLEETGMGYDLEVDMIRQAHSLDLLTTPYVFNVEESKKMARAGADVLVAHMGLTTSGSIGAATGKTLDESVRLIQEIRDAAVAINPDVIVLCHGGPIAAPKDAEYVLSRVKGLHGFYGASSMERLPVETAITEITKSFKGLKPRL, encoded by the exons ATGGCGCCGCCAACAGACAGAGGCAAGATCCTGGCCAGCCTCCGCGCGCGAATCACCGAGGGCAAGTCCATCGTCGGCGCCGGTGCTGGCATTGGCTTGTCGGCAAAGTTCATcgaggctggaggcggcgacctcatcatcatctacaACAGCGGCCGCTTCCGCATGGCCGGCCGCGGGTCGCTGTCCGGCTTGATGCCATACGGCGATGCCAACGGCATTGTGGTGGACATG GCAAGTGAAGTCCTCCCCGTGGTCAAGCACACGCCAGTCATCGCCGGCGTCTGCGGCACCGACCCCTTCCGCGACATTGCCGCCTTTCTCAAGCAGCTGCGCGACCTGGGCTTCGCCGGCGTGCAAAACTTCCCCACCGTCGGCCTCATCGACGGGCAGTTCAGGGCCAATCTCGAGGAGACGGGCATGGGATACGACCTGGAAGTCGACATGATCCGCCAAGCGCACTCGCTGGACCTGCTGACCACGCCGTACGTCTTCAACGTCGaggagagcaagaagatggcccGGGCCGGCGCAGACGTCCTCGTTGCGCACATGGGCCTCACGACGAGCGGATCCATCGGCGCTGCCACCGGCAAGACGCTGGACGAGTCTGTGAGGCTGATTCAGGAGATTCGCGACGCGGCCGTCGCGATCAACCCGGATGTCATTGTTTTATGCCACGGAGGGCCTATTGCGGCGCCGAAAGACGCAGAGTATGTGCTCAGCCGGGTAAAGGGGCTTCACGGCTTTTATGGGGCGAGCTCCATGGAGAGATTGCCGGTTGAGACGGCCATTACTGAGATTACAAAGAGCTTCAAGGGACTGAAGCCGAGGCTGTGA
- a CDS encoding uncharacterized protein (MEROPS:MER0000554~antiSMASH:Cluster_2.3), producing the protein MSRRYDSRTTIFSPEGRLYQVEYALEAISHAGTAIGILAKDGIVLAAERKVTSKLLEQDTSAEKLYVLNDNMICAVAGMTADANILINYARQAAQRYLLTYNEDIPCEQLVRRLCDLKQGYTQHGGLRPFGVSFIYAGWDPRRQFQLYLSNPSGNYGGWKATSAGANNASAQSLLKQDYQEDCTLKEACGVAVKVLSKTMDSTKLSSEKIEFATVGQTEDGKIYHKLWSADEITALLKEHDLAKSEDAEEK; encoded by the exons ATGTCCCGCCGCTACGATTCCCGA ACAACCATCTTCTCGCCCGAGGGCCGTCTCTACCAGGTCGAATATGCGCTAGAAGCCATCTCCCACGCCGGTACCGCCATCGGCATCCTCGCCAAGGATGGCATCGTCCTGGCCGCCGAGCGAAAGGTCACCtcgaagctgctggagcaggaCACATCCGCCGAGAAGCTCTACGTCCTAAACGA CAACATGATCTGCGCAGTAGCAGGCATGACCGCCGATGCCAACATCCTCATCAACTACGCCCGCCAAGCCGCCCAGCGATACCTCCTCACGTACAACGAAGACATTCCTTGCGAACAGCTGGTGCGCCGACTGTGCGATCTGAAGCAGGGCTACACACAGCACGGTGGTCTGCGGCCGTTTGGCGTTTCCTTCATCTACGCCGGCTGGGACCCCCGGAGACAGTTTCAGCTGTATCTCAGCAACCCCTCGGGAAACTATGGTGGATGGAAGGCCACGAGCGCGGGAGCCAACAATGCCAGTGCGCAGAGTTTGTTGAAGCAGGACTATCAAGAGGACTGCACGCTCAAGGAGGCATGCGGCGTGGCTGTCAAGGTTCTTAGCAAGACCATGGACTCTACAAAGCTGAGCAGCGAGAAGA TTGAATTCGCGACGGTGGGACAGACTGAGGACGGCAAGATCTACCACAAGCTGTGGAGTGCCGATGAGATCACGGCGCTGCTGAAGGAGCACGACCTGGCCAAGAGCGAGGATGCAGAGGAGAAAtaa